A part of Sandaracinaceae bacterium genomic DNA contains:
- a CDS encoding twin-arginine translocase TatA/TatE family subunit — protein sequence MLAAASAYAATLAAIVGGWELYQELRYVLRGPLELFLVFAIFLLVFGPPALAARAAYMRVMNSTPTVSSAPPPHRPTTF from the coding sequence ATGCTCGCAGCAGCCTCGGCGTATGCGGCGACCCTTGCTGCCATCGTCGGCGGCTGGGAACTCTACCAGGAGCTCAGATACGTTCTCAGGGGACCACTCGAGCTGTTCCTGGTCTTCGCGATCTTCCTGCTCGTCTTCGGACCACCTGCCCTCGCTGCCCGCGCCGCATACATGCGCGTCATGAACAGCACTCCGACAGTGAGCAGCGCTCCTCCGCCGCACCGCCCGACCACGTTCTGA
- a CDS encoding DUF2238 domain-containing protein has product MAPRARSSRWFRGAPCRSRGASRWRRRRCAWAWPYTRTPATRSSTPSRPCGYNEFPLFAEWRAWGWSRNHYDRVVHLAHGLLIVVPVHEVLRHVLTPGESPRLGLLIRYLAVSEIMGTSMVYELIEWVYAVSSSTDAGPMFLGAQGDAWDAHKDMALATGGAVFAVTVGALRERDIRAA; this is encoded by the coding sequence TTGGCTCCCCGTGCGAGATCTTCTCGTTGGTTTCGGGGAGCGCCATGCAGATCGCGCGGAGCTTCGCGATGGCGGCGTCGTCGGTGCGCTTGGGCATGGCCCTACACTCGGACGCCAGCCACACGCTCGTCAACGCCCTCGCGCCCGTGCGGCTACAACGAGTTCCCGCTCTTCGCCGAGTGGCGTGCGTGGGGCTGGTCGCGCAACCACTACGACCGTGTCGTCCATCTGGCCCACGGCCTGCTCATCGTGGTGCCCGTGCACGAGGTGCTGCGGCACGTGCTCACGCCCGGCGAGAGTCCGCGGCTCGGGCTGTTGATCCGCTACCTTGCCGTGTCGGAGATCATGGGCACCAGCATGGTCTACGAGCTGATCGAGTGGGTGTACGCGGTGAGCTCCAGCACGGACGCCGGGCCCATGTTCCTGGGCGCCCAGGGCGACGCGTGGGACGCGCACAAGGACATGGCGCTGGCCACGGGTGGGGCGGTGTTCGCCGTGACGGTGGGTGCCCTGCGCGAGCGGGACATTCGCGCGGCGTGA
- a CDS encoding TrmH family RNA methyltransferase yields the protein MAHVPPFDMPRDEIREMLEEIRHPFRVAVDRAKNPFNIGAIIRTAHSFLAREIVLIGSEPWYPRAAMGMQRYENIVELPSTEAFLAHAAREQWPLVAFEKDASSVGLWDADLPEDAVLVFGNEDDGCAPEILAAARQVVAIPMYGINHSYPIAVSAGIAMAEWARRRYQQGRLVTPRGAPARTDAEPSG from the coding sequence ATGGCGCACGTGCCCCCGTTCGACATGCCGCGCGACGAGATTCGCGAGATGCTGGAGGAGATCCGGCACCCCTTCCGCGTGGCCGTGGACCGCGCCAAGAACCCGTTCAACATCGGCGCCATCATCCGCACCGCGCACTCGTTCCTGGCGCGCGAGATCGTGCTGATCGGCAGCGAGCCGTGGTACCCGCGCGCCGCGATGGGCATGCAGCGCTACGAGAACATCGTGGAGCTGCCCAGCACCGAGGCGTTCCTGGCGCACGCCGCGCGCGAGCAGTGGCCGCTGGTCGCGTTCGAGAAGGACGCGTCCAGCGTGGGCCTGTGGGACGCCGACCTGCCCGAAGACGCGGTGCTGGTGTTCGGCAACGAGGACGACGGCTGCGCGCCCGAGATCCTGGCCGCCGCCCGTCAGGTGGTGGCCATCCCCATGTACGGCATCAACCACAGCTACCCGATCGCCGTGTCGGCAGGCATCGCGATGGCCGAGTGGGCGCGTCGGCGGTACCAGCAAGGGCGCCTCGTGACCCCTCGCGGAGCGCCTGCGCGCACCGATGCAGAACCATCGGGATAG
- a CDS encoding YifB family Mg chelatase-like AAA ATPase, with amino-acid sequence MLATAHAGCLIGIDAHPVQVEVQVGTGLPGFDIVGLPERGVRESRVRVKSALQAFGFKLPPRQLVLNLAPGDLRKTGAGYDLAIAVAVQAACETVDPSALVGTLLLGELSLSGALRPVRGVLSQLRGARERGMRRAVVPIANAAEASLATGIEVYVAECLSEVVRFLNGQDGLPKATARTAVEGSPSATDMSDVRGQAGARRALEIAAAGAHNLLLLGPPGGGKTMLARRLVTLLPEPTPEEAMEIATVASAAGIYAGATRAAVRRPFRAPHHTASAAALIGGGDPIQPGEVTLAHGGVLFLDELPEFRRDVVETLRTTMESGEVSIARARCRVSMPADPLVVAAMNPCPCGFAGDTERICACTPEQVARYRARVSGPLLDRFDMHVEVPRVRAKDLREAQIGEGSAAIRARVIEARRHVLPRQVDLPTLHRVTDASSLQLLDRAVEKLGLSARGYVKALRVAHTIARLEGRDVVGTAHVAEAVQYRRLDRRESA; translated from the coding sequence ATGCTCGCCACCGCACACGCAGGCTGCCTCATTGGCATCGACGCCCACCCCGTCCAGGTGGAGGTGCAGGTGGGCACGGGCCTGCCCGGCTTCGACATCGTGGGGCTGCCCGAGCGTGGTGTGCGCGAGAGCCGGGTGCGCGTGAAGTCCGCGCTGCAGGCCTTCGGCTTCAAGCTGCCGCCGCGCCAGCTGGTGCTGAACCTGGCACCCGGGGACCTGCGCAAGACGGGCGCGGGCTACGACCTGGCCATCGCCGTGGCGGTGCAGGCCGCGTGCGAGACGGTGGACCCGAGCGCGCTGGTGGGCACGCTGTTGCTGGGGGAGCTGTCGCTCTCGGGTGCGCTGCGGCCGGTGCGCGGCGTGCTCAGCCAGCTGCGCGGGGCGCGTGAGCGCGGCATGCGGCGCGCGGTGGTGCCCATCGCCAACGCAGCCGAGGCGTCGCTCGCCACGGGCATCGAGGTGTACGTGGCCGAGTGCCTGAGCGAGGTGGTGCGCTTCCTGAACGGGCAAGACGGCCTGCCCAAGGCCACGGCGCGCACTGCCGTGGAGGGCAGCCCCAGCGCCACGGACATGTCCGACGTGCGCGGCCAGGCGGGCGCGCGGCGTGCGCTCGAGATCGCGGCGGCGGGAGCCCACAACCTCTTGCTGCTGGGCCCTCCCGGTGGCGGCAAGACCATGCTGGCGCGGCGCCTGGTGACGCTCCTGCCCGAGCCCACACCGGAAGAGGCCATGGAGATCGCCACCGTGGCCAGCGCCGCCGGCATCTACGCGGGCGCCACGCGCGCGGCGGTGCGCAGGCCGTTTCGCGCGCCACACCACACCGCCAGCGCGGCGGCGCTCATCGGCGGCGGCGACCCGATTCAGCCCGGCGAGGTGACGTTGGCGCACGGCGGCGTGCTCTTCTTGGACGAGCTGCCCGAGTTTCGGCGTGACGTGGTGGAGACGCTGCGCACCACCATGGAGTCCGGCGAGGTGAGCATCGCGCGGGCGCGCTGCCGCGTGTCCATGCCGGCCGACCCGCTGGTGGTGGCGGCCATGAACCCGTGCCCCTGCGGCTTTGCCGGGGACACCGAGCGCATCTGCGCGTGCACGCCCGAGCAGGTGGCCCGCTACCGCGCGCGCGTCTCGGGCCCGCTGCTGGACCGCTTCGACATGCACGTGGAGGTGCCGCGCGTGCGCGCCAAGGACCTGCGCGAGGCCCAGATCGGCGAGGGCTCGGCCGCCATTCGCGCGCGTGTGATCGAGGCGCGCCGGCACGTGCTGCCGCGCCAGGTGGACCTGCCCACCCTGCACCGCGTGACCGACGCGAGCAGCCTGCAGCTGCTGGACCGCGCGGTGGAGAAGCTGGGGCTCTCGGCCCGCGGCTACGTGAAGGCGCTGCGCGTGGCCCACACCATCGCGCGCCTCGAGGGCCGTGACGTGGTGGGCACCGCGCACGTGGCCGAGGCGGTGCAGTACCGGCGCTTGGACCGCCGCGAGAGCGCCTGA
- the arfB gene encoding aminoacyl-tRNA hydrolase, translating into MSEDLVVDARITLPGASLSWTAARASGPGGQNVNKVSTKVELRLDLDAAELPGPVRLRLEGLAGQRLGQDGSIRIVSDVTRSQQRNLEDARERLRQLVVSALHVPKRRRPTKPSKGAVRRRLEGKSQRSEVKRGRGKVQGGED; encoded by the coding sequence ATGTCCGAAGATCTCGTCGTCGATGCGCGCATTACGCTGCCTGGAGCTAGTCTCTCCTGGACGGCGGCCCGTGCGAGCGGTCCCGGCGGGCAGAACGTGAACAAGGTCTCCACCAAGGTGGAGCTGCGGCTCGATCTGGACGCGGCAGAGCTGCCTGGGCCAGTGCGGCTGCGGCTCGAGGGGCTGGCGGGCCAGCGGCTAGGGCAAGATGGGTCCATCCGGATCGTGAGCGACGTGACGCGCAGCCAGCAGCGCAACCTGGAGGACGCGCGCGAACGCCTCCGGCAGCTGGTGGTGTCGGCGCTGCACGTGCCCAAGCGGCGCAGGCCCACCAAGCCCAGCAAGGGCGCGGTGCGCCGCCGGCTCGAGGGCAAGAGCCAGCGCTCGGAGGTGAAGCGGGGGCGCGGCAAGGTGCAGGGCGGGGAAGACTAG
- the recA gene encoding recombinase RecA, whose amino-acid sequence MTLKDKLKALDQALRDVEKQFGKGSLMRLGERPAVSVPSISTGCPSLDVALGVGGYPRGRVVEIYGPEASGKTTLTLHAIAECQRGGGVAAFIDAEHALDTNYARALGVDVDALLVSQPDNGEQALNIAETLVRSGAVDLLVVDSVAALVPQAEIEGDMGQNHVGLQARLMSQALRKITGVCHSTETTIIFINQLRMKIGVMFGSPETTTGGNALKYYSSVRLDVRRIAALKTGDEVIGNRTRVKVVKNKLAPPFRNVEFDIRYGTGIDAVGDLLDTGATLGLVEKNGAYFSFEGTSLGQGREKARVSLIESAPLSTRLRAAVAQHGTPLSVSTPASPSEIEALGVAKVDPKADPKGKKAA is encoded by the coding sequence ATGACCCTCAAAGACAAACTCAAGGCCTTGGATCAAGCACTTCGTGACGTGGAGAAGCAGTTCGGCAAGGGCTCGCTCATGCGGCTGGGCGAGCGCCCGGCGGTGAGCGTGCCCAGCATCTCCACGGGCTGCCCCTCGCTCGACGTGGCGCTCGGCGTGGGTGGCTACCCGCGCGGGCGCGTGGTGGAGATCTACGGCCCCGAGGCCAGCGGCAAGACCACCCTCACGCTGCACGCCATCGCGGAGTGCCAGCGCGGCGGCGGCGTGGCGGCCTTCATCGACGCCGAGCACGCGCTCGACACCAACTACGCGCGCGCCCTGGGCGTGGACGTGGACGCCCTGCTCGTGAGCCAGCCCGACAACGGCGAGCAGGCGCTCAACATCGCCGAGACGCTGGTGCGCAGCGGCGCGGTCGACCTCCTGGTGGTGGACTCGGTGGCGGCGCTGGTGCCGCAGGCCGAGATCGAGGGCGACATGGGCCAGAACCACGTGGGCCTGCAGGCGCGCCTCATGAGCCAGGCGCTGCGCAAGATCACGGGCGTGTGCCACTCCACCGAGACCACGATCATCTTCATCAACCAGCTGCGCATGAAGATCGGCGTGATGTTCGGCTCGCCCGAGACCACCACGGGCGGCAACGCGCTCAAGTACTACTCGAGTGTGCGCCTGGACGTGCGCCGCATCGCCGCGCTCAAGACGGGCGACGAGGTCATCGGCAACCGCACGCGCGTGAAGGTGGTGAAGAACAAGCTCGCGCCGCCCTTCCGCAACGTGGAGTTCGACATCCGCTACGGCACCGGCATCGACGCGGTGGGCGACCTGCTGGACACGGGCGCGACGCTCGGCCTGGTGGAGAAGAACGGCGCCTACTTCTCGTTCGAGGGCACGTCGCTGGGCCAGGGTCGCGAGAAGGCGCGCGTGTCGCTGATCGAGTCGGCGCCGCTCAGCACGCGGCTGCGCGCCGCGGTGGCGCAGCACGGGACGCCGCTGTCGGTGTCCACGCCCGCGAGCCCCAGCGAGATCGAGGCGCTGGGTGTGGCGAAGGTGGACCCCAAGGCCGACCCGAAGGGCAAGAAGGCCGCGTAG
- a CDS encoding VCBS repeat-containing protein, producing the protein MKTLFALASLACLMTLPGCSCESGVPRRDAGGDDIGTDGGGEDSGRDGGGDDGGTCTGASLACGDDCCTSNEFCDPNTVCCAFSAACGDRCCGTDETCIGAVCHIACEPTEVRCSNAEGAEICCGSTQVCASGACFTPVTSCTDFIDCPDGQYCEPSVNGGTCLPQPGGETCQLTPMGSSVVPEVVWQWPTSAGVSLQAPTSDQVMMTPMVANITDDNTDGVIDERDNPDVVFISYVDGSYTQNGILRVVDGTTGDDIWSATDPMQYVAPGGQVAIADIDGDGRPEIVACSANGATTGPLIAFEDTGAIKWIASDTNVRCGQAGPSIADLDGDGTVEVFVRYTVVNGADGSYVDHETCDGIGNVGATVRDSHDPCDYTTAANVDGDPELELVGGNVVFDFDATTGLTPLWDYRNCTNSVNCRNDGYPALADFDGDGAPELVVAESSWLNGSTTPSGQAYQGDHWLVVRNAATGAILAGPIDVNRETPPSGDTDAGSCQTIGGQQVCRVAGGGPPTIGNFDASDASPEVALAGAYNYVVFDVDLAQATPAARMSELWHRATNDDSSRKTGSSIFDFDGDGAAEVVYNDQVWLRVMEGDTGETLYCRCNTSATLWEYPVIADVDDNGHAEIVLASNTNNATTMATCTAVAGDQCTADEVAAGRDTSTPGVRVLRGPGEGWIGTRRIWNQHSYHVTNITESGRVPTFETRNWTIGALNNFRLNVQPGATNQPDLRPRNLSVDLSACTATMRVYVEIYNAGWSSAPAGVPVAFYGGVSPAMAYFTTVSTTRSLLPGEFELVSAEFTLTVGSAYDDHQFQVVVNDPLQTPIGSLVECRSGNNTTSGTAVCFSFE; encoded by the coding sequence ATGAAAACGCTCTTCGCCCTCGCCTCGCTGGCATGTCTGATGACCCTACCCGGGTGTAGCTGCGAGAGCGGTGTGCCCCGCCGCGACGCAGGCGGGGACGACATCGGGACCGATGGCGGCGGCGAAGACAGCGGGCGCGACGGGGGTGGCGACGACGGCGGCACCTGCACCGGGGCGAGCCTCGCCTGTGGCGACGACTGCTGCACGAGCAACGAGTTCTGCGACCCGAACACGGTCTGCTGCGCCTTCAGCGCGGCCTGCGGTGATCGCTGCTGCGGCACCGACGAGACATGCATCGGCGCGGTCTGTCACATCGCCTGCGAGCCCACGGAGGTGCGCTGCTCCAACGCAGAGGGCGCCGAGATCTGCTGCGGGTCCACGCAGGTGTGTGCATCGGGTGCGTGCTTCACCCCGGTCACCTCGTGCACCGACTTCATCGACTGCCCAGACGGCCAGTACTGCGAGCCCAGCGTGAACGGGGGCACCTGCCTTCCCCAACCTGGCGGCGAGACCTGTCAGCTCACGCCCATGGGCTCGAGCGTCGTTCCCGAGGTGGTCTGGCAGTGGCCGACCAGCGCTGGCGTCTCGTTGCAAGCACCCACGTCGGACCAAGTCATGATGACGCCGATGGTCGCGAACATCACGGACGACAACACCGACGGCGTGATCGATGAGCGGGACAACCCGGACGTCGTCTTCATCAGCTACGTGGATGGCAGCTACACCCAGAACGGCATCCTGCGCGTGGTGGACGGCACGACCGGGGACGACATCTGGAGCGCCACGGACCCCATGCAGTACGTGGCCCCCGGCGGCCAGGTGGCCATCGCCGACATCGATGGCGATGGGCGTCCGGAGATCGTGGCCTGCTCGGCGAACGGCGCGACCACCGGCCCGCTGATCGCCTTCGAGGACACGGGCGCGATCAAGTGGATCGCGTCCGACACCAACGTTCGTTGTGGTCAGGCAGGGCCGAGCATCGCGGACCTCGACGGCGACGGGACGGTCGAGGTCTTCGTGCGCTACACGGTGGTCAACGGCGCAGACGGCTCGTACGTCGACCACGAGACGTGCGACGGCATCGGCAACGTCGGCGCCACGGTTCGCGACTCGCATGACCCGTGCGACTACACCACGGCGGCCAACGTGGACGGTGACCCGGAGCTCGAGCTGGTGGGTGGCAACGTGGTGTTCGACTTCGACGCAACCACAGGCCTCACCCCCCTCTGGGACTACCGCAACTGCACCAACAGTGTGAACTGTCGGAACGACGGCTACCCGGCCCTCGCGGACTTCGACGGAGACGGCGCCCCCGAGCTCGTGGTGGCCGAGTCCTCCTGGCTGAACGGCAGCACCACACCGAGTGGTCAGGCGTATCAGGGTGACCATTGGCTCGTGGTCCGCAACGCGGCCACTGGCGCGATCCTGGCGGGGCCCATCGACGTCAACCGCGAGACGCCACCCTCTGGCGACACCGACGCAGGCAGCTGTCAGACCATCGGCGGTCAGCAGGTGTGCCGCGTGGCGGGCGGCGGCCCCCCCACCATCGGGAACTTCGACGCGAGCGACGCCAGTCCCGAGGTGGCCCTGGCCGGCGCCTACAACTACGTGGTCTTCGACGTGGACCTCGCCCAGGCGACACCGGCCGCGCGCATGAGCGAGCTCTGGCATCGTGCCACCAACGACGACTCGTCCCGCAAGACCGGCTCGAGCATCTTCGACTTCGACGGCGATGGCGCAGCCGAGGTGGTGTACAACGACCAGGTCTGGCTCCGCGTGATGGAAGGCGACACGGGAGAGACGCTGTACTGCCGCTGCAACACCAGCGCGACGCTGTGGGAGTACCCCGTGATCGCCGACGTCGACGACAACGGTCACGCCGAGATCGTGCTGGCCAGCAACACGAACAACGCAACCACGATGGCGACCTGCACCGCAGTGGCCGGGGACCAGTGCACCGCGGATGAGGTGGCGGCCGGCAGGGACACGAGCACCCCGGGTGTGCGCGTGCTCCGCGGCCCGGGTGAAGGCTGGATCGGCACGCGGCGCATCTGGAATCAGCACTCGTACCACGTCACCAACATCACGGAGTCGGGTCGGGTGCCCACCTTCGAGACCCGGAACTGGACGATCGGCGCGCTGAACAACTTCCGCCTCAACGTGCAGCCTGGCGCCACGAACCAACCGGACCTCCGGCCGCGCAACCTGTCCGTGGATCTCTCGGCCTGCACCGCCACGATGCGCGTCTACGTGGAGATCTACAACGCAGGCTGGTCATCCGCGCCCGCCGGCGTGCCGGTCGCTTTCTACGGAGGTGTGTCGCCCGCCATGGCGTACTTCACCACCGTCTCGACCACGCGCTCACTGCTGCCCGGGGAGTTCGAGCTCGTGTCCGCCGAGTTCACCCTGACAGTAGGCTCAGCGTACGACGACCATCAGTTCCAGGTCGTGGTCAACGATCCGCTGCAAACGCCAATCGGTTCCCTCGTCGAGTGCCGGAGCGGCAACAACACCACCAGCGGAACGGCAGTCTGCTTCTCCTTCGAGTGA
- a CDS encoding MmcQ/YjbR family DNA-binding protein encodes MPKRTDDAAIAKLRAICMALPETNEKISHGEPTWFAGKDKVFAMLDNHHHGSPHLAVWLPQSLEGQLTLLEADPERFFRPPYVGPKGWVGVVLDTSPDWAEIALLVRESYQLVATAKLRKALDAAKGQAL; translated from the coding sequence ATGCCCAAGCGCACCGACGACGCCGCCATCGCGAAGCTCCGCGCGATCTGCATGGCGCTCCCCGAAACCAACGAGAAGATCTCGCACGGGGAGCCAACGTGGTTCGCGGGCAAGGACAAGGTGTTCGCCATGCTGGACAACCACCACCACGGCTCGCCTCACTTGGCGGTGTGGCTGCCGCAGTCGCTGGAGGGGCAGCTCACGTTGCTGGAGGCCGACCCTGAGCGCTTCTTTCGCCCGCCGTACGTGGGGCCCAAGGGCTGGGTTGGTGTGGTGCTCGACACGAGCCCCGACTGGGCGGAGATCGCGCTGCTGGTGCGGGAGTCGTACCAGCTGGTGGCCACGGCCAAGCTGCGGAAGGCCCTCGATGCTGCGAAGGGGCAAGCCCTCTAG
- a CDS encoding NAD-dependent epimerase/dehydratase family protein, whose protein sequence is MRVFLTGATGQVGQAVLRRLEAEGVDVHALTRGPLPIDGAHVRWFAGDLGDPEAMAKAAAGCDVAVHAARECAHDAGLEVLGWINVAGTENALKAARHAGVKRFVHVGCVDVTLANHDRVNWNEDKALGHRPRAAHARAELEAEELVIGLGDAKMSTVVLRAATVWGPDDRWLLPRLVREARAGGVRLVGRGENLVATCHVDNLAEAVLLSAQRAGAAGSLYHVTDDEMTLARDFYAGLCQALGLPAPRTGSGVGFASLKARLGVGGLSLNDVIHRGRSTSFDVSPAREHLGYAPRVTVDEGLAALAQAVTKRGGADAILADARKAPAADAIATQVRRANESGAATAM, encoded by the coding sequence ATGCGCGTGTTCTTGACGGGGGCCACCGGACAGGTCGGCCAGGCGGTGCTGCGGCGGCTCGAGGCCGAGGGCGTGGACGTGCACGCCCTCACGCGCGGGCCGCTGCCCATCGACGGCGCCCACGTGCGCTGGTTTGCTGGCGACCTGGGCGACCCCGAAGCCATGGCCAAAGCGGCCGCCGGCTGCGACGTGGCGGTGCACGCCGCGCGCGAGTGCGCGCACGACGCGGGCCTCGAGGTGCTGGGCTGGATCAACGTGGCCGGCACCGAGAACGCGCTCAAGGCGGCGCGCCACGCGGGCGTGAAGCGCTTCGTGCACGTGGGCTGCGTGGACGTGACCCTGGCCAACCACGACCGCGTGAACTGGAACGAAGACAAGGCCCTGGGCCACCGGCCGCGGGCCGCGCACGCTCGCGCCGAGCTCGAAGCCGAAGAGCTGGTCATTGGCCTCGGCGACGCGAAGATGTCCACCGTGGTGCTGCGCGCGGCCACGGTGTGGGGGCCAGACGACCGCTGGCTGCTGCCGCGCCTGGTGCGGGAAGCCCGCGCGGGCGGGGTGCGCTTGGTGGGCCGCGGCGAGAACCTGGTGGCCACCTGCCACGTGGACAACCTGGCGGAGGCGGTGCTGCTCTCCGCCCAGCGCGCGGGGGCTGCGGGCTCGCTCTACCACGTGACCGATGACGAGATGACGCTGGCGCGCGACTTCTACGCGGGGCTCTGCCAGGCGCTGGGGCTGCCGGCGCCACGCACCGGGTCCGGCGTTGGGTTTGCTTCGCTGAAGGCGCGGCTGGGGGTGGGTGGGCTGAGCCTGAACGACGTCATCCACCGCGGTCGCAGCACGTCGTTCGACGTGTCGCCGGCCCGGGAGCACCTGGGCTACGCGCCGCGCGTCACGGTGGACGAGGGGCTGGCCGCGCTCGCACAGGCGGTGACCAAGCGAGGCGGCGCCGACGCCATCTTGGCCGACGCGCGCAAGGCCCCTGCAGCGGACGCCATCGCGACCCAGGTGCGGAGGGCGAACGAAAGCGGCGCGGCCACGGCCATGTGA
- the katG gene encoding catalase/peroxidase HPI, giving the protein MTNESKCPVSSGARRHTVAGAGTNAAWWPNQLNLKMLQQHSSLSNPMPNAFDYAAEFKTLDLDAVVKDLHALMTDSQPWWPADYGHYGPLFIRMAWHSAGTYRIADGRGGGGAGAQRFAPLNSWPDNGNLDKARRLLWPIKRKYGRKLSWADLMILAGNVAIESMGLPTFGFAGGREDIWEPEEDIYWGPEGKWLADERYSGDRALENPLAAVQMGLIYVNPEGPNGTPDPLGSARDIRETFARMAMDDEETVALTAGGHTFGKAHGAGDPSMYCGPEPEGAGIEEQGLGWKNSMGTGHGANTITSGIEGAWTPNPIQWDNGYFETLFGYEWELTKSPAGAHQWKPKGTTGDGTVPDAHDPSKRHAPMMTTADMAMRVDPAYEKISRRFLADPAAFADAFARAWFKLTHRDMGPVTRYLGPLVPKEELIWQDPIPAVDHPLVDASDIAALKAKLLASGLSTAQLVRTAWASAFTFRGSDKRGGANGARIRLAPQKDWEANQPAELQQVLAKLTQVQTDFNAAQTGGKKVSLADLIVLGGCAAVEDAAKKAGHPVSVRFSPGRMDASQAQTDAESFAPLEPVADGFRNFVKTGLEDMAAELLVDKAQLLTLSAPELTVLIGGLRVLDANVGGAKHGVFTTRPGTLTNDFFVNLLDMNTTWQRSATPGVLEGRDRSTGAVKWTGTVVDLVLGSNSQLRALAEVYACDDAQADFVRDFAAAFGKVMHLDRFDLG; this is encoded by the coding sequence ATGACGAACGAATCGAAGTGCCCCGTCTCGAGCGGCGCGCGCAGGCACACGGTCGCGGGTGCAGGGACCAACGCCGCGTGGTGGCCCAACCAGCTCAACCTGAAGATGCTGCAGCAGCACTCCTCGCTCTCGAACCCCATGCCGAACGCGTTCGACTACGCGGCGGAGTTCAAGACGCTGGACCTCGACGCGGTGGTGAAGGACCTGCACGCGCTCATGACCGACTCGCAGCCCTGGTGGCCGGCCGACTACGGCCACTACGGCCCGCTCTTCATCCGCATGGCGTGGCACAGCGCGGGCACGTACCGCATCGCCGACGGCCGCGGCGGTGGCGGCGCGGGAGCGCAGCGCTTCGCCCCGCTCAACAGCTGGCCCGACAACGGCAACCTCGACAAGGCGCGGCGCCTGCTGTGGCCCATCAAGCGCAAGTACGGCCGCAAGCTGTCCTGGGCCGACTTGATGATCCTGGCTGGCAACGTGGCCATCGAGTCCATGGGCCTGCCCACGTTCGGCTTCGCCGGTGGGCGCGAGGACATCTGGGAGCCCGAGGAAGACATCTACTGGGGCCCCGAGGGCAAGTGGCTGGCCGACGAGCGCTACAGCGGAGACCGCGCGCTCGAGAACCCGCTCGCCGCGGTGCAGATGGGCCTCATCTACGTGAACCCGGAGGGGCCCAATGGCACGCCGGACCCGCTCGGCTCCGCGCGCGACATCCGCGAGACCTTCGCGCGCATGGCCATGGACGACGAAGAGACCGTGGCCCTGACCGCCGGTGGTCACACCTTCGGCAAGGCGCACGGCGCGGGCGACCCGAGCATGTACTGCGGTCCCGAGCCCGAAGGCGCCGGCATCGAGGAGCAGGGCCTCGGCTGGAAGAACAGCATGGGCACCGGCCACGGCGCCAACACCATCACCAGCGGCATCGAAGGCGCCTGGACCCCCAACCCCATCCAGTGGGACAACGGCTACTTCGAGACGCTCTTCGGCTACGAGTGGGAGCTGACCAAGAGCCCGGCCGGCGCGCACCAGTGGAAGCCCAAGGGCACCACGGGCGACGGCACGGTCCCAGACGCGCACGACCCGAGCAAGCGGCACGCCCCCATGATGACCACGGCCGACATGGCCATGCGCGTGGACCCGGCCTACGAGAAGATCTCGCGCCGGTTCTTGGCCGACCCCGCCGCGTTCGCGGACGCGTTCGCGCGTGCGTGGTTCAAGCTCACGCACCGCGACATGGGCCCCGTCACCCGCTACCTCGGGCCGCTCGTGCCCAAGGAAGAGCTCATCTGGCAGGACCCGATCCCCGCCGTGGACCACCCGCTGGTGGACGCGAGCGACATCGCGGCGCTCAAGGCCAAGCTGCTGGCTTCGGGGCTCAGCACAGCGCAGCTGGTTCGCACGGCGTGGGCGTCGGCGTTCACCTTCCGTGGCAGCGACAAGCGCGGCGGGGCCAACGGCGCGCGCATTCGCCTGGCGCCGCAGAAGGACTGGGAGGCCAACCAGCCGGCCGAGCTGCAGCAGGTGCTCGCGAAGCTCACGCAGGTGCAGACGGACTTCAACGCTGCGCAGACCGGCGGCAAGAAGGTGTCCCTCGCGGACCTCATCGTGCTGGGCGGCTGCGCGGCCGTGGAGGACGCCGCCAAGAAGGCGGGCCACCCCGTCAGCGTGCGCTTCTCGCCGGGCCGAATGGACGCCTCGCAGGCACAGACCGACGCGGAGTCCTTCGCCCCGCTCGAGCCGGTGGCCGACGGCTTCCGCAACTTCGTGAAGACGGGCCTCGAAGACATGGCGGCCGAGCTGCTGGTGGACAAGGCCCAGCTGCTCACGCTCAGCGCGCCGGAGCTCACCGTGCTCATCGGTGGCCTGCGCGTGCTGGACGCCAACGTGGGCGGCGCCAAGCACGGCGTGTTCACCACGCGCCCCGGCACGCTCACCAACGACTTCTTCGTGAACCTGCTGGACATGAACACCACCTGGCAGCGCTCTGCCACGCCCGGCGTGCTCGAGGGGCGCGACCGCAGCACCGGCGCCGTGAAGTGGACCGGCACGGTGGTGGACCTGGTGTTGGGCTCCAACTCGCAGCTGCGCGCGCTGGCCGAGGTCTACGCCTGTGATGACGCCCAGGCGGACTTCGTGCGCGACTTCGCGGCAGCGTTCGGCAAGGTGATGCACCTGGACCGCTTCGACCTCGGGTGA